One genomic window of Desulfuromonas sp. AOP6 includes the following:
- a CDS encoding S8 family serine peptidase gives MTLKKYRVPAWLIFLIMVSASTCGAAFGAVLDQRLQNALESTAAEEFVPVIIQFAEPPEIESFAVRGLRRGEEQAAARAKLIRHLRSHAEGSQQNVIRYLRQQRVAGERTLWLINALAVKLTASQVEDIAAMPEVESIRYDEVIRLSQPVPTVAPLAVSSYNLNAVNAPALWALGYEGAGVVVGVMDSGVDVTHPALADKWRKNGGWFDPYRDTSEPYDPVYSTNPEQSGHGTAVTGVILGGNNIGVAPATQWIAAKIFDDEGNADNSRIHEAFQWMLNPDGNDAPHIVNNSWGFEKEINKCIDEFRLDVQRLKTAGIAVVFASGNTGQEGDISPANYPESIAVGSVGEELVVSTFSAVGPSACDNAIYPELTAPGELIKTSTNDPAFPYALYSGTSFSTPHVAGVMALLLDAFPNASVGELETALKASATDLGETGPDNFYGYGLVNALAAYGQLNIPPVAARLRAPANGADLVGSSVVFEWARGTDANGDPLTETLVYAENAAFSPNTSVDTTSVESTVLLLGAGLLLGAGLWSMRRHGAMSVLLLCLAAAGLLLVSCGGGGGGGDSAPTPVAVVKYQVDGLAPGTYYWKVVTEDSHGAVSESDVWTFTLQ, from the coding sequence ATGACTTTAAAAAAATACCGTGTCCCGGCGTGGCTGATTTTCCTTATCATGGTAAGCGCCTCGACCTGCGGTGCCGCCTTCGGCGCAGTTCTGGATCAAAGGCTTCAGAATGCCTTGGAATCCACAGCCGCGGAAGAGTTTGTTCCGGTCATTATTCAGTTTGCTGAACCGCCAGAGATAGAGTCCTTCGCCGTGCGTGGCCTGCGGCGTGGGGAAGAGCAGGCCGCCGCCCGCGCCAAACTCATCCGTCATCTCAGAAGCCACGCTGAGGGCAGCCAGCAGAACGTCATCCGCTATCTCCGTCAGCAGAGAGTAGCGGGAGAGCGGACCCTGTGGCTCATCAATGCCCTTGCTGTAAAGCTGACCGCATCACAGGTGGAAGACATCGCCGCGATGCCCGAGGTGGAATCGATCCGCTATGATGAAGTCATCCGCCTGAGCCAGCCCGTGCCAACGGTCGCGCCTCTGGCTGTTTCGTCGTACAATCTCAATGCCGTTAACGCCCCGGCGCTTTGGGCTCTTGGCTATGAGGGGGCGGGGGTGGTCGTCGGCGTCATGGACAGCGGTGTCGATGTCACTCATCCGGCCCTGGCGGACAAATGGCGAAAAAACGGTGGCTGGTTTGATCCGTATCGCGATACATCGGAACCCTATGACCCTGTGTATTCGACAAATCCAGAGCAATCAGGGCATGGAACGGCGGTCACCGGCGTTATTCTGGGTGGCAACAATATCGGAGTTGCTCCGGCGACCCAGTGGATTGCCGCTAAGATTTTCGATGACGAGGGGAATGCGGATAACTCCAGAATCCATGAAGCCTTTCAGTGGATGCTTAACCCCGACGGCAATGATGCTCCGCATATAGTGAACAACTCTTGGGGGTTTGAAAAGGAGATAAATAAGTGTATCGACGAATTTCGCCTAGATGTCCAACGGCTTAAAACTGCCGGCATTGCCGTAGTCTTTGCTTCCGGCAACACGGGACAAGAGGGCGATATCAGCCCTGCGAATTATCCTGAGTCGATAGCTGTGGGCAGTGTCGGCGAGGAGCTGGTCGTCTCGACCTTTAGCGCTGTCGGTCCATCGGCCTGTGATAACGCCATCTATCCCGAACTGACCGCCCCAGGCGAGCTTATCAAAACCTCGACGAACGACCCCGCCTTTCCTTATGCCCTCTACTCCGGGACCTCGTTTTCCACGCCTCATGTGGCAGGCGTCATGGCTTTGCTCCTCGATGCTTTTCCTAACGCATCTGTGGGCGAGCTTGAAACGGCCCTGAAAGCCTCGGCCACGGATCTGGGTGAGACTGGGCCAGATAATTTCTACGGCTACGGTCTGGTCAACGCTCTTGCCGCCTACGGACAGCTCAATATCCCCCCTGTGGCCGCCCGGTTGCGCGCTCCGGCAAATGGCGCTGATCTTGTCGGTTCCTCGGTGGTGTTCGAGTGGGCGAGGGGAACGGATGCTAATGGCGACCCTTTGACAGAAACCCTTGTTTATGCTGAAAATGCTGCATTTTCACCGAATACTTCCGTTGATACCACCTCAGTCGAATCCACGGTTCTTTTACTGGGAGCCGGCCTCTTGCTGGGCGCAGGCCTGTGGTCAATGAGGCGCCATGGGGCGATGTCGGTGCTGCTGCTGTGCCTGGCAGCGGCTGGTTTATTACTGGTCTCCTGTGGTGGTGGTGGGGGTGGGGGTGACAGTGCGCCGACGCCGGTGGCGGTGGTGAAATATCAGGTTGACGGTCTGGCGCCGGGAACGTATTACTGGAAAGTCGTCACCGAGGACAGCCACGGCGCCGTCAGCGAAAGTGATGTCTGGACTTTTACTCTGCAGTGA
- a CDS encoding type II secretion system F family protein: MATFRCKLGTADGRILEKDLDASSKGILKESLEDQGFHVFRIQRRGMPLTGSFDGQQGRLSGSRFLSFNQEFLVLLRAGLPILQVLDTIMERMESGRLLEILREIREDVKGGSSISEAFDRFPHFFPSLYIASIRAGERTGELPVAIERFIAYQKRVEAIKSKVRNASFYPILLSMAVIAVVLFLMLFVIPRFTQVYTDAQVELPLMTQLLISVSQGMGKAAPVLIPLLILLAFLARGFLRTEKGHWLRDRFKLVLPFFGQLFKDYALLSFCRTLGTTLSSGIPVVQAMQMSRGTLNNLLLEERLSLAVRRVQEGASLSEALEETGFFPRLALRMIGVGETGGSLSSMLEDVAMYYESEVEKRLDRLTTLIEPAMMMTMGVLIGAIVVAMYLPIFQLAGTAG; encoded by the coding sequence ATGGCCACTTTCCGATGCAAATTAGGGACCGCTGACGGGCGGATTCTGGAAAAAGACCTAGACGCCTCCAGCAAGGGAATTCTGAAGGAAAGTCTGGAGGATCAGGGTTTCCACGTCTTTCGTATACAACGGCGCGGAATGCCCCTTACAGGCTCCTTCGATGGTCAGCAAGGGCGGCTGAGCGGCAGCCGCTTCCTCTCCTTTAACCAGGAATTTCTGGTTCTCCTGCGGGCGGGCTTGCCCATACTGCAGGTTCTGGACACCATCATGGAACGGATGGAATCAGGCCGCCTGCTGGAAATCCTGCGGGAAATCCGCGAGGACGTCAAAGGGGGCAGCTCCATCAGCGAAGCCTTTGACAGGTTTCCCCATTTTTTCCCTTCGCTCTATATCGCCTCCATCCGGGCGGGAGAACGCACGGGGGAACTCCCCGTGGCCATCGAGCGTTTCATCGCGTACCAGAAGCGGGTGGAGGCGATCAAAAGCAAAGTTCGCAACGCTTCTTTCTACCCGATCCTGCTTTCCATGGCGGTCATTGCCGTGGTCCTTTTTCTGATGCTGTTCGTCATCCCCCGCTTTACCCAGGTCTACACCGACGCACAGGTAGAGCTGCCCCTGATGACCCAGCTGCTGATCTCCGTCTCCCAAGGCATGGGAAAGGCGGCGCCCGTGCTGATACCGCTTTTGATTCTGCTGGCTTTCCTGGCCCGTGGATTTCTGCGCACCGAAAAGGGGCATTGGCTGCGGGACAGGTTCAAGCTCGTCCTCCCTTTTTTCGGTCAGCTTTTCAAAGACTACGCGCTGCTCAGTTTCTGTCGTACACTCGGCACCACTCTGTCCAGCGGCATTCCGGTGGTACAGGCGATGCAGATGTCCCGTGGCACCCTGAACAACCTCCTTCTGGAAGAACGGCTGAGCCTGGCCGTTCGTCGGGTGCAAGAAGGCGCCTCCCTTTCGGAAGCGTTGGAGGAGACGGGCTTCTTCCCACGGTTGGCTCTGCGCATGATCGGCGTGGGAGAAACGGGCGGCTCTCTTTCTTCCATGCTTGAGGATGTGGCCATGTATTACGAATCAGAGGTGGAAAAAAGGCTTGATCGCCTGACCACCCTCATTGAACCGGCGATGATGATGACCATGGGCGTGCTGATCGGTGCCATTGTCGTCGCTATGTACCTGCCCATCTTCCAGCTTGCCGGCACGGCCGGATGA
- a CDS encoding type II secretion system protein, with translation MTLWQPLKNQRGLTLMMVLVMVTVVGLAAGLAGTSWKTVVQQAREKELLWRGEQYRKAIGSYYRFSAGTGQRPRAGAYPDSLEDLLKDPRSLETLRHIRRLYPDPMTGGEWALIRDPGGRIMGVRSSSSLKPFQQDNFSEENRIFKGKAEYRAWEFVYRASSSPGVQNAGERSATR, from the coding sequence ATGACCCTTTGGCAGCCCCTGAAAAACCAGCGCGGCCTGACGTTGATGATGGTTCTTGTCATGGTGACGGTTGTCGGCCTGGCCGCCGGCCTGGCGGGAACGAGCTGGAAGACGGTCGTGCAGCAGGCCCGGGAAAAAGAGCTGCTGTGGCGGGGGGAACAGTACCGCAAGGCCATCGGCAGCTATTATCGTTTTTCTGCCGGCACCGGCCAGAGGCCTCGGGCGGGGGCTTATCCCGACTCGTTGGAAGATCTGCTCAAAGACCCGCGCAGCCTCGAAACCCTGCGCCATATCAGGCGACTCTACCCGGACCCGATGACAGGCGGGGAATGGGCGCTGATCAGGGACCCGGGCGGCCGCATCATGGGTGTGCGCAGCTCTAGTTCCCTGAAACCCTTTCAGCAGGACAACTTTTCGGAAGAAAACAGAATTTTCAAGGGGAAGGCAGAGTATCGCGCCTGGGAATTCGTTTACAGGGCTTCAAGCTCTCCAGGCGTTCAGAACGCCGGGGAAAGAAGTGCCACCCGGTAA
- the amrA gene encoding AmmeMemoRadiSam system protein A yields the protein MEKELNAKEKEILLAMARKAIETYVRTGETYVEPREEKILNRRNGCFVTIKQKGKLRGCIGNFQSELPLFKEVVEIAISSATRDPRFYPIKEEDLDDFSLEISVLSPLKKIEDLTEIEVGKHGIYLEKGYYRGVLLPQVATEHGWDRDTFLMQTCIKAGLPPEAAEAEDTEIYIFSAQVFGEDQPAS from the coding sequence GTGGAAAAAGAACTCAATGCCAAAGAAAAAGAAATCCTGCTCGCCATGGCCCGCAAGGCGATTGAAACCTACGTGCGCACCGGTGAGACCTACGTCGAGCCCCGCGAGGAAAAGATTCTCAATCGCCGCAACGGCTGTTTTGTCACGATCAAACAGAAAGGCAAGCTGCGAGGGTGTATCGGCAACTTTCAATCAGAACTGCCCCTCTTCAAGGAGGTCGTCGAAATCGCCATCTCTTCAGCCACCCGCGACCCCCGCTTCTATCCCATAAAAGAGGAGGATCTCGACGATTTTTCCCTGGAAATTTCCGTTCTCTCCCCCTTAAAAAAAATCGAGGATCTCACGGAAATCGAAGTCGGCAAACACGGCATCTATCTGGAAAAAGGCTATTACCGGGGGGTGCTGCTCCCCCAGGTGGCGACCGAGCATGGCTGGGATCGCGATACTTTCCTCATGCAGACCTGCATCAAGGCCGGCTTGCCGCCGGAAGCCGCCGAGGCCGAAGATACCGAGATCTACATCTTCAGCGCCCAGGTCTTCGGCGAAGACCAGCCTGCATCCTGA